Within the Bacteroidota bacterium genome, the region CTGAATCAGGCGGGCTCCTTCCAGGCGGCGTTCATCCGATGGAACCAGATGCTGTCGGATAAAGGGATCATTCAGGTAATCAAAGACAAACCATCCACCGGGTTCCAGGTGGTCAGAAATCACCCGGAAGACACTGAAGTTTTCCCGGTCATCATCGAAATAGCCGAAACTGGTAAATAAACTGAAGACCGCCGAGAAGGATTTTTTCAGGTTCAGATACCGCATATCCGAGCGGATCAGTTCGATGGAATGACCCAGTCTGGCTGTTTCCTTCCCTGCGATAGCCAGCAGATTTTCGGAGAGGTCCACACCGGTTACCTGAAGTCCGCTTTCAGCCAGAACCACCGCATGGCGACCGGTTCCGCAAGCGAGGTCCAGAACGGGAGACCCGGCCGGAATATTCAGGAATGGCAGAACGGCGGCAATGAGACGGCGCGCATCGGCATCATCGCGGTGTGAATACACATCGAGGTAGAGCGGATGGTTAAACCACTCTTCGAACCATGGCTTAACGGATGGCATGATGAATGGTCACTATGCCGGCCGTCATGGATTCAATCCGGACCGATTGAAACCCGGCGGTTTTCAGCATGCGGGCCAGCAGATCGGGATCTGGAAATTGAAGAACCGACTCGGGCAGGTAAGTATATGCTGTTTGATTTTTGGAGACCAGCCGGCCAATGAGTGGCAAGACCCGCTTAAAGTAAAAGAAATACAGTTGTTTCATCGGGAAGGAAACTGGCCTGGAAAATTCCAGAATAATCAGCTGCCCACCTGGTTTCAGCACACGACCCATTTCGCGCAGGCCGGTGGAAAGGGTTTCAAAATTCCTGACACCAAAAGCGACCGTCACCGCATCAAAAATCGCATCGGGTATCGGCAGATTTTCTGCATCCGCACAGGCAAAATGGATCCGGTCTGTGACCTGGCGTTTTCTCAGTTTTGTCTGACCCACTGCCAGCATGGTTTCAGAAAGGTCCATGCCAACAATCCGTGAGGAGGGAAGTTGCCTGAGAGTTTCGAGAGCGAAATCTCCGGTACCCGTGGCCATATCCAGAATCAGGCCAGGTTGGGAAGGTCGCAACAGGCGGATGGCCCGGTAACGCCAGTAATAGTCGATCCCGAAGGACAGGACATGATTCAGCAAATCATAAGTTCTGGCGATGTTGTTAAACATCGACCGGACGTAGGTTTTTTTCGACAAGAAGGCTCCGGAACTTTCAATTGGGGCAAAGATAGAGAATCTGAAGACAGGAGTCAGACCCTTCGAGAACCTCAGGGTCCGGAAGTCAGAATTCAGAATACAGAATTCAGAGGGACAATACTCCTAATAAACCATTATTTAAAGACGGTTCCCGTTCCGGCGCTGAAAAACCGGCCCTAACGAAGATGCAGGAATCTCATATTAAAATAATTTGGATAAAGTGCTTATTTACATCATTCAGAGTCCCCGGCTTTTCCGTCTGGGCCGGACTCACAGCGCCGGGATGACAGCTGATCATGGAGTTTTCTGGCTTCTGGCTTCTGGCTTCTGGCTCTCTGATCA harbors:
- a CDS encoding class I SAM-dependent methyltransferase yields the protein MPSVKPWFEEWFNHPLYLDVYSHRDDADARRLIAAVLPFLNIPAGSPVLDLACGTGRHAVVLAESGLQVTGVDLSENLLAIAGKETARLGHSIELIRSDMRYLNLKKSFSAVFSLFTSFGYFDDDRENFSVFRVISDHLEPGGWFVFDYLNDPFIRQHLVPSDERRLEGARLIQNRRIEGRVLIKQVTIEKPGQEPLHFNEKVHLYTADELVPVLWAMGLTEMHRLGTLDGDPWTPESPRLILICKKS
- the ubiE gene encoding bifunctional demethylmenaquinone methyltransferase/2-methoxy-6-polyprenyl-1,4-benzoquinol methylase UbiE, with protein sequence MFNNIARTYDLLNHVLSFGIDYYWRYRAIRLLRPSQPGLILDMATGTGDFALETLRQLPSSRIVGMDLSETMLAVGQTKLRKRQVTDRIHFACADAENLPIPDAIFDAVTVAFGVRNFETLSTGLREMGRVLKPGGQLIILEFSRPVSFPMKQLYFFYFKRVLPLIGRLVSKNQTAYTYLPESVLQFPDPDLLARMLKTAGFQSVRIESMTAGIVTIHHAIR